One Haloplanus vescus DNA window includes the following coding sequences:
- a CDS encoding amino acid kinase family protein, whose translation MVDKDLTSASLATALGADTLVVLTDIEHAYVNYGDPEQRALGEIAASDLRAHLDADEFAAGTMRPKVEACLRFVEAGGGERAVITTPENLPAALADETGTRVVP comes from the coding sequence GTGGTCGACAAGGACCTAACGAGCGCGTCGCTGGCGACGGCGCTCGGTGCCGACACGCTCGTCGTGTTGACCGACATCGAACACGCGTACGTGAACTACGGCGACCCGGAGCAACGGGCACTGGGCGAAATCGCCGCGTCGGACCTCCGCGCGCACCTCGACGCCGACGAGTTCGCCGCGGGGACGATGCGCCCGAAAGTCGAGGCATGCCTCCGATTCGTCGAGGCCGGGGGGGGGGAGCGAGCGGTCATCACCACGCCGGAGAACCTACCCGCCGCGCTGGCCGACGAGACGGGGACGCGCGTGGTTCCGTAA
- a CDS encoding cyclic 2,3-diphosphoglycerate synthase — protein sequence MPTRIVIMGAAGRDFHDFNTVFRGDPSYEVVAFTRTDAQNLGELDEPPSRRYPPELASDGYPEGIPIRPESDLETVVAEEDVDTVVFSYSDVSHEYVMHQASRALAAGADFRLLGPDRMTLDADVPVVAVDAVRTGCGKSQTARKFASLLDDRGATVVVVREPMPYGDLAAQRVQRFASLDDLDAHDATIEEREEYESHIERGHVVYAGVDYAAILDRAQAEADVIVWDGGNNELPFYAPDVHVVLADPHRAGDERRYHPGEANLRLADYVLINKENTADAADIRTVEENVREANPDAEILHADSVVTADESAIRGKRALVVEDGPTLTHGGASHGAGLLAARKYGASDIVDPEPAAVGSLERVFEQYDHLDTVLPAMGYSEGQVDDLEATIRNADPDVVVSGTPHDLARLIDVDVPVVRVRYELAEKTRTLDEILDRHAETLGL from the coding sequence ATGCCGACCCGAATCGTCATCATGGGCGCCGCGGGGCGTGATTTCCACGACTTCAACACCGTCTTTCGCGGCGACCCCTCCTACGAGGTGGTCGCGTTCACCCGAACCGACGCGCAGAACCTCGGCGAACTCGACGAGCCACCGAGCCGTCGCTACCCCCCGGAACTCGCCAGCGACGGCTACCCCGAGGGCATCCCGATTCGCCCCGAATCGGACCTCGAAACGGTCGTCGCGGAGGAAGACGTCGACACCGTCGTCTTCTCCTACTCCGACGTGTCCCACGAGTACGTGATGCACCAAGCGTCGCGGGCCCTCGCCGCGGGCGCGGACTTCCGTCTTCTCGGCCCCGACCGGATGACCCTCGACGCCGACGTGCCCGTCGTCGCCGTCGACGCGGTCCGAACCGGGTGTGGTAAGTCCCAGACCGCCCGGAAGTTCGCCAGTCTGCTCGACGACCGCGGCGCGACGGTCGTCGTCGTCAGAGAGCCGATGCCCTACGGCGACCTCGCCGCCCAACGCGTCCAGCGATTCGCCAGCCTCGACGACCTGGACGCCCACGACGCCACCATCGAGGAACGCGAGGAGTACGAGAGTCACATCGAACGCGGCCACGTCGTCTACGCGGGCGTCGACTACGCCGCCATCCTCGACCGTGCACAGGCCGAGGCGGATGTCATCGTCTGGGACGGCGGCAACAACGAACTCCCCTTCTACGCCCCCGACGTGCACGTCGTCCTCGCCGACCCACACCGCGCCGGCGACGAACGGCGCTACCACCCCGGCGAGGCGAACCTCCGACTCGCGGACTACGTCCTAATCAACAAGGAAAACACCGCCGACGCCGCAGACATTCGGACCGTCGAGGAGAACGTCCGCGAGGCCAATCCCGACGCCGAGATTCTCCACGCCGACTCCGTCGTCACCGCCGACGAATCCGCCATCAGGGGCAAGCGCGCCCTCGTCGTCGAAGACGGGCCGACGCTCACCCACGGCGGCGCGTCCCACGGCGCCGGCTTGCTCGCGGCCCGGAAGTACGGCGCGAGCGATATCGTCGACCCCGAACCCGCCGCCGTCGGGTCGCTCGAACGGGTCTTCGAGCAGTACGACCACCTCGACACCGTCCTCCCCGCGATGGGCTACTCGGAGGGGCAGGTCGACGATTTGGAGGCGACGATTCGCAACGCCGACCCCGACGTGGTGGTGTCGGGGACGCCCCACGACCTCGCCCGACTGATCGACGTCGACGTGCCCGTCGTCCGCGTCCGCTACGAACTCGCCGAGAAGACGCGCACGCTGGACGAGATTCTGGACCGGCATGCCGAGACGCTGGGGCTCTGA
- a CDS encoding FxsA family protein — MRLRWVIALLLLIPLADALFLVVVADAIGAPMTVALVVLTGLIGMLLVRAEGRHTVQRLQQRLATGEVPTKELMDGGLLIAAGAFLLTPGLVTDAIGFLIGVPLTRAPIRAGLERLVVRPYLDKKSGGFVSGNVYIGGFPNESGDDDVYDVDGSSYRVNDE; from the coding sequence ATGCGCCTGCGCTGGGTGATCGCGCTGCTGTTGCTCATCCCACTGGCCGACGCCCTGTTTCTCGTCGTCGTCGCCGACGCCATCGGCGCGCCGATGACCGTCGCGCTGGTCGTCCTCACCGGCCTCATCGGTATGCTGCTGGTCCGGGCCGAGGGCCGACACACGGTTCAGCGCCTCCAGCAACGACTCGCGACGGGCGAGGTTCCCACGAAGGAGCTCATGGACGGTGGCCTCCTCATCGCCGCCGGGGCCTTCCTGCTCACGCCCGGCCTCGTCACGGACGCCATCGGCTTCCTCATCGGCGTGCCCCTCACTCGCGCGCCGATTCGGGCCGGCCTCGAACGCCTCGTGGTCCGCCCCTACCTCGACAAGAAGAGCGGCGGATTCGTCAGCGGCAACGTCTACATCGGCGGCTTCCCGAACGAGAGCGGCGACGACGACGTGTACGACGTGGACGGGAGTTCGTACCGGGTCAACGACGAGTGA
- a CDS encoding DUF255 domain-containing protein, with amino-acid sequence MTDGTRVEWREWGTAAFDEARRRGAPVLLVLTATWCGECHEMDARTYGEPRIAANLNDGFVPVRVDVDRHPRVRERYNVGGFPSTVFCTPDGKRIAGAGFLGPDGMRQVIDRVRERWDASGMDAGRVPRSLGGDPPPAGEVTDRIEAHLAGQLDAQFDAEFGGWGDSPKFPLPNTIEFALKRDRAKARQTLDAVTRGLFDESEGGFYRYARTRDWGDPDRAKLLADNAALVRAFAHAYCYTGEEAYRRPADRTVEFLTDDLWNGSAFGGSQGPETESGTRTDLTAFADSNALAVDALLTLTAYTDADEPRTYARRALSTLQSEFVDDDGTVRHWADDAAPTCCLDDQAHTVAAGVRAAQVLGDDDALEMARRVADRTIDALFDGDAFRDGPATGPGLLDRPLYPLDGAVTLADAFLDLAVLTGDDRYRTVARDAVGAFAGAWDRFGVQVAGYGAVCARLCGDSLVVSVGEGAGSDLHRAALRIADHEKVVVPDASEPESGTAVVAVGDRSRTVSSPSDLADAVASLAE; translated from the coding sequence ATGACCGACGGGACGCGTGTCGAGTGGCGCGAGTGGGGGACGGCGGCGTTCGACGAGGCACGTCGGCGCGGCGCGCCCGTCCTCCTCGTGCTGACGGCGACGTGGTGTGGCGAGTGTCACGAGATGGACGCCCGAACCTACGGCGAGCCACGAATCGCGGCCAACCTGAACGACGGGTTCGTCCCCGTCCGCGTTGACGTCGACCGACACCCGCGGGTACGCGAACGCTACAACGTCGGCGGCTTCCCCTCCACCGTCTTCTGTACCCCCGATGGGAAACGCATCGCTGGCGCCGGCTTCCTCGGCCCGGACGGCATGCGACAGGTGATCGACCGCGTGCGCGAGCGATGGGACGCCAGCGGCATGGACGCCGGCCGCGTTCCCCGGTCGCTCGGGGGCGACCCGCCGCCCGCGGGCGAGGTGACCGACCGCATCGAGGCACACCTCGCTGGCCAGCTCGACGCCCAGTTCGACGCAGAGTTCGGCGGGTGGGGCGACTCTCCGAAGTTCCCGCTCCCGAACACTATCGAGTTCGCCCTCAAGCGCGACCGGGCGAAGGCCCGCCAGACCCTCGACGCCGTCACCCGCGGCCTGTTCGACGAGTCTGAGGGCGGCTTCTACCGCTACGCGCGGACCCGCGACTGGGGCGACCCCGACCGGGCGAAACTGCTCGCCGACAACGCGGCGCTGGTCCGCGCGTTCGCCCACGCCTACTGTTACACCGGCGAGGAGGCCTATCGCCGCCCCGCCGACCGGACCGTCGAGTTCCTGACCGACGACCTCTGGAACGGGTCGGCCTTCGGCGGGAGCCAAGGCCCCGAGACGGAATCGGGCACCCGAACCGACCTGACCGCCTTCGCCGATTCGAACGCCCTCGCCGTCGACGCCCTCCTCACGCTCACCGCCTACACCGACGCCGACGAGCCACGGACCTACGCCCGGCGGGCGCTCTCGACGCTCCAGTCCGAGTTCGTCGACGACGACGGCACTGTCCGCCACTGGGCCGACGACGCGGCACCGACCTGCTGTCTCGACGACCAGGCGCACACGGTCGCTGCCGGCGTCCGCGCCGCACAGGTACTCGGCGACGACGACGCCCTCGAGATGGCGCGCCGCGTCGCCGACCGGACCATCGACGCACTCTTCGACGGCGACGCGTTCCGCGACGGTCCCGCGACGGGGCCGGGGCTGTTGGACCGACCGCTCTATCCCCTCGACGGCGCCGTCACCCTCGCCGACGCGTTCCTCGACCTCGCCGTCCTGACCGGTGACGACCGCTATCGGACCGTCGCCCGCGACGCCGTCGGTGCGTTCGCGGGGGCGTGGGACCGCTTTGGCGTACAGGTCGCCGGCTACGGCGCTGTCTGTGCGCGACTCTGTGGCGACTCGCTGGTCGTCTCGGTGGGCGAAGGCGCCGGCTCGGACCTCCACCGCGCCGCGCTCCGAATCGCAGACCACGAGAAGGTCGTCGTCCCGGACGCCTCGGAGCCAGAGTCGGGTACGGCCGTCGTCGCCGTCGGCGATCGCTCGCGGACCGTCTCGTCGCCGTCCGACCTCGCGGACGCCGTCGCGTCGCTCGCCGAGTAA
- a CDS encoding TrmB family transcriptional regulator — translation MASLRDLGLSEYESRTYQALLDEAPATAKELSTSSEVPMGRIYDVLNGLEGNGLVRSQAASRPKKYIAVEPDTALDRLVEARKRELDQQAERYEAVAADLVDDLDAANPVDGQFWTAAVGPEETIDLLLERLSAADEEIHHAAGIPSPQVDLSDVGLRVLEAFEAALDRGVTVSALVDDELVDTVSDDLRMAYATRLGDHENYASRRSAAIDGTFILIDGEEVCIEVPNPLDSGEAFAMIDFKDAAFADDVHTVFEEQWEDSEPLDFRAAPR, via the coding sequence ATGGCATCACTTCGCGACCTCGGGCTGTCGGAATACGAATCCCGGACGTATCAAGCACTTCTCGACGAGGCTCCGGCAACCGCCAAGGAGTTGTCGACGTCGAGCGAGGTGCCGATGGGCCGTATCTACGACGTGCTCAACGGACTGGAGGGCAACGGCCTCGTGCGGAGTCAGGCCGCGAGTCGCCCCAAGAAGTACATCGCGGTCGAACCCGATACGGCACTCGACCGCCTCGTAGAGGCACGAAAGCGGGAGCTCGACCAGCAGGCCGAGCGCTACGAGGCGGTCGCCGCGGACCTGGTCGACGACCTCGACGCCGCCAACCCCGTCGACGGCCAGTTCTGGACCGCGGCGGTCGGGCCGGAGGAGACGATCGACCTGTTGCTGGAACGCCTCTCGGCCGCCGACGAGGAGATTCATCACGCCGCCGGCATCCCCTCGCCACAGGTCGATCTCAGCGACGTTGGCCTGCGCGTCCTCGAAGCCTTCGAGGCGGCGCTGGACCGCGGCGTGACCGTGTCGGCGCTTGTCGACGACGAACTCGTTGACACCGTCTCCGACGACCTGCGGATGGCCTACGCCACGCGACTCGGTGACCACGAGAACTACGCGAGTCGACGCTCCGCTGCCATCGACGGGACGTTCATCCTCATCGACGGGGAAGAGGTGTGTATCGAGGTACCGAATCCGCTCGACTCCGGCGAGGCCTTCGCGATGATCGACTTCAAGGACGCCGCGTTCGCCGACGACGTGCACACCGTCTTCGAGGAACAGTGGGAAGACTCGGAGCCGCTGGATTTCCGGGCCGCGCCCCGGTAG
- the mptA gene encoding GTP cyclohydrolase MptA: MSHQLPDVQASQPDVTVGLSQVGVTGVEKLVKIDRNGKRPIVLMAEFEVFVDLPSGRKGIDMSRNMQVIDETLERAVSEPSYRVEEVCGDVAERLLEKHDYTSTAEVRMEADYVTREKTPASDLDTQNTATIIAGAVATEDGTREEIGAQVTGMTVCPCSQGMSEARARETLSSLGVDEETTEAFLDEVPQPGHSQRGHATLTITSDGSPDVDLRDIIDVARDAMSARIYNLAKRPDEDHMTYHAHANAKFVEDCVRSLAESAVEEFDHLPGDAVIHMKQSNDESIHQHNAHAERELTLDALREEVGQ, translated from the coding sequence ATGAGCCACCAGCTGCCCGACGTGCAGGCAAGCCAGCCCGACGTGACGGTCGGACTCAGCCAAGTCGGGGTGACCGGCGTCGAGAAACTCGTCAAAATCGACCGAAACGGGAAACGCCCAATCGTTCTGATGGCGGAGTTCGAAGTGTTCGTCGACCTGCCGAGCGGTCGGAAGGGCATCGACATGAGTCGCAACATGCAGGTTATCGACGAGACGCTCGAACGCGCCGTCTCCGAACCGTCCTACCGGGTGGAGGAGGTGTGCGGCGACGTTGCCGAGCGCCTCCTCGAGAAACACGACTACACCTCCACCGCGGAGGTTCGGATGGAAGCCGACTACGTCACTCGCGAGAAGACGCCCGCATCCGACCTCGACACGCAGAACACGGCGACCATCATCGCCGGCGCCGTCGCCACCGAGGACGGCACTCGCGAGGAAATCGGTGCCCAGGTCACCGGCATGACCGTCTGCCCCTGTTCGCAGGGCATGTCCGAGGCGCGCGCCCGCGAAACGCTCAGCAGTCTCGGCGTCGACGAGGAGACGACCGAGGCGTTCCTAGACGAAGTGCCCCAACCCGGCCACTCTCAGCGCGGCCACGCCACCCTCACCATCACGAGCGATGGGTCGCCCGACGTTGACCTCCGGGACATTATCGACGTCGCTCGCGACGCGATGAGTGCCCGCATCTACAACCTCGCGAAGCGGCCCGACGAGGACCACATGACCTACCACGCCCACGCGAACGCCAAGTTCGTCGAGGACTGCGTGCGCTCGCTCGCCGAGTCCGCCGTGGAGGAGTTCGACCACCTGCCCGGAGACGCGGTGATTCACATGAAGCAGTCGAACGACGAGTCCATCCACCAGCACAACGCCCACGCCGAACGCGAACTCACGCTCGACGCTCTCCGCGAAGAAGTCGGCCAGTAA
- a CDS encoding DUF7124 domain-containing protein has translation MDSSGTMTLAFEFEALKELADPNAVFDDARKWTEYVGVLSDEPTYVVTNFTRKRRLRQDFFSGPRGVEESLDGVAEQFETDRHVFIGTTEEDRATAEAHDWEYLSIEEAAEFAEWDLGETEDAEDPFEAETRDDWP, from the coding sequence ATGGACAGCAGCGGGACGATGACCCTCGCGTTCGAGTTCGAGGCGCTGAAGGAACTCGCCGACCCGAACGCGGTGTTCGACGACGCCCGGAAGTGGACGGAGTACGTGGGCGTCTTGAGCGACGAGCCGACCTACGTCGTCACGAACTTCACCCGGAAGCGACGCCTGCGACAGGACTTCTTCTCCGGCCCGCGGGGCGTCGAGGAGAGCCTCGACGGCGTCGCCGAGCAGTTCGAAACGGACCGCCACGTCTTCATCGGGACGACGGAGGAAGACCGGGCGACTGCGGAGGCACACGACTGGGAGTACCTCTCCATCGAGGAGGCCGCGGAGTTCGCGGAGTGGGACCTCGGCGAAACGGAGGACGCCGAAGACCCCTTCGAGGCAGAGACGCGCGACGACTGGCCGTAG
- a CDS encoding NAD(P)/FAD-dependent oxidoreductase, with amino-acid sequence MTQSYVIIGDGIAGSSAAETLREEAPDADITVITDEGEALYNRILIKEFAKGKLPEMPISIHEPEWYEERDIDLQLNTLVTNIDPDGHRIKTHEDEIIEYDKLLVATGGTPTQLPVENSDAEGIHHFWTFQDARSIRNHAEDADTGIIVGAGLLGIDLAAICGAQDVEAHYLMRGDSWWRYALSTEGAEILHDAMRERGVEPVFQSGVDHFETDDDGHVTAAIDPNGDRYDGDFVGIAIGLNFNTEILQGTGIERDGGIFVDEYMRTSADDIFAAGDITRYHDTILGERAQNGSWDSAKAQGTIAAKNMLEPESEEFRFVSSYSITHFDFPFLSFGHPTIGDDECERKYSDTEWRRLAFKDGKIVGGVLIGDLSPQSAYKQLMREGRVVADQKEALLQQSVDLDDLAQSQEQ; translated from the coding sequence ATGACTCAGTCGTATGTTATCATCGGCGACGGCATCGCGGGGAGTTCCGCCGCAGAGACGCTCCGCGAGGAGGCGCCGGACGCCGACATCACAGTCATCACGGACGAAGGCGAGGCACTCTACAACCGCATTCTCATCAAGGAGTTCGCGAAGGGCAAGCTCCCGGAGATGCCCATCTCCATCCACGAGCCGGAGTGGTACGAGGAGCGCGACATCGACCTGCAGCTCAACACGCTGGTCACGAACATCGACCCTGACGGGCACCGAATCAAGACCCACGAGGACGAAATCATCGAGTACGACAAGCTCCTCGTCGCGACGGGCGGGACGCCCACGCAGCTGCCGGTCGAGAACAGCGACGCCGAGGGCATCCACCACTTCTGGACGTTCCAGGACGCCCGCTCCATCCGAAATCACGCCGAGGACGCGGACACGGGCATCATCGTCGGTGCGGGCCTGCTGGGTATCGACCTCGCGGCCATCTGCGGTGCGCAGGACGTAGAGGCTCACTACCTGATGCGCGGTGATTCCTGGTGGCGCTACGCGCTCTCGACGGAGGGCGCGGAGATTCTCCACGACGCGATGCGCGAACGCGGCGTCGAACCCGTCTTCCAGAGCGGCGTCGACCACTTCGAGACGGACGACGACGGCCACGTCACGGCGGCCATCGACCCCAACGGCGACCGCTACGACGGCGACTTCGTCGGCATCGCCATCGGCCTCAACTTCAACACGGAGATTCTGCAGGGGACGGGCATCGAACGCGACGGCGGTATCTTCGTCGACGAGTACATGCGGACGAGCGCCGACGACATCTTCGCCGCGGGCGACATCACCCGGTATCACGACACCATCCTCGGCGAACGCGCCCAGAACGGTTCGTGGGACAGCGCCAAGGCGCAGGGCACTATCGCCGCGAAGAACATGCTCGAACCCGAATCCGAGGAGTTCCGCTTCGTCTCCTCGTACTCCATCACTCACTTCGACTTCCCCTTCCTCTCCTTCGGCCACCCGACCATCGGCGACGACGAGTGCGAACGCAAGTACTCCGACACCGAGTGGCGCCGACTGGCGTTCAAGGACGGCAAAATCGTCGGCGGCGTGCTCATCGGCGACCTCTCGCCCCAGAGCGCGTACAAGCAGTTGATGCGCGAAGGGCGCGTCGTCGCCGACCAGAAGGAAGCGCTCCTTCAGCAGTCCGTCGACCTCGACGACCTCGCGCAGTCCCAAGAGCAGTAA
- a CDS encoding DUF6149 family protein, translated as MKLRQNVRHFAAKQALTMPVVGEMVRDRLVDLHVDVFGSKAAEGHREEREPRLEAFFDRTFDTYVDALDAGFTEAKAREITHIQANFDFYNHGWTEMMEFPADELDAHYDRYREFFERHGITIADPLGEYGGDVPDAPSTPERLDDPVHPHAEGGFADDVYVEDDDGNLVVGGTDEPDDVDVTAAPGVDED; from the coding sequence ATGAAACTTCGTCAGAACGTTCGCCACTTCGCCGCCAAACAGGCGCTCACGATGCCAGTCGTCGGCGAGATGGTCCGTGACCGCCTCGTCGACCTGCACGTCGACGTCTTCGGGTCGAAAGCCGCCGAGGGCCACCGCGAGGAACGCGAACCCCGACTGGAGGCCTTCTTCGACCGGACGTTCGACACCTACGTCGACGCCCTCGACGCCGGCTTCACCGAGGCCAAAGCCCGCGAAATCACGCACATCCAGGCGAATTTCGATTTCTACAACCACGGCTGGACCGAGATGATGGAGTTCCCTGCCGACGAACTCGACGCCCACTACGACCGCTACCGCGAGTTCTTCGAGCGCCACGGCATCACCATCGCCGACCCCCTCGGCGAGTACGGCGGTGACGTCCCCGACGCCCCCTCGACGCCCGAACGACTCGACGACCCGGTCCACCCCCACGCCGAGGGCGGCTTCGCCGACGACGTCTACGTCGAAGACGACGACGGGAACCTCGTCGTCGGCGGGACGGACGAACCCGACGACGTGGACGTGACGGCCGCACCCGGCGTCGACGAGGACTAG
- a CDS encoding NAD(P)/FAD-dependent oxidoreductase, which yields MIHVVGGGIAGLAAAYRLQSHGHEVTVVEASDDLGGLAATYETAGDDIEKFYHHLSKSEETIVELAEDLGLGDRVEWLVGKNAYYVDGVVHPLDTLPQIAAYPGLSLYDTFRLGLLTLEIDVRGGWPKFDTYDDLTDFEDVPIKQFLLEHTTRGVYENFFEPLLDAKFGDRKDDVSAAWLLGRIKFRGERDLRRGEILGYFEGGFAVLIDALVDAVGRENIVTGARATDLTVGPDGVDSLTVQTEAGTETHPTEGVVVATMPNVLESLTGYTCDIDFQGAVCATVTMDEPLTETYWLNVAHDAPFGALIEHTNFVSPARYGGDHLLYIASYVQDESEAVWQMDDAELETTWLGHIEEMFPSFDRASVREFRVARNPRAAPVYERGYLDMVIPYDLREEVGEGVYYAGMASRAQYPERSLNGGVVAGFECADLLAD from the coding sequence ATGATTCACGTCGTCGGCGGCGGCATCGCCGGACTGGCGGCCGCGTACCGCCTCCAATCACACGGCCACGAGGTGACGGTGGTGGAGGCGAGCGACGACCTCGGCGGCTTAGCCGCGACGTACGAGACTGCCGGCGACGACATCGAGAAGTTCTACCACCACCTCTCGAAATCCGAGGAGACCATCGTCGAGTTGGCCGAGGACCTCGGACTCGGTGACCGCGTCGAGTGGCTGGTCGGCAAGAACGCCTACTACGTCGACGGCGTGGTCCACCCCCTCGACACCCTGCCACAGATAGCCGCCTACCCGGGTCTGAGCCTCTACGACACGTTCCGACTGGGGCTGTTGACCCTCGAAATCGACGTGCGCGGCGGGTGGCCGAAGTTCGACACCTACGACGACCTGACCGATTTCGAGGACGTTCCCATCAAGCAGTTCCTCCTCGAACACACCACCCGCGGCGTCTACGAGAACTTCTTCGAACCCCTGCTCGACGCGAAGTTCGGGGACCGAAAGGACGACGTGAGCGCCGCGTGGCTCCTCGGACGAATCAAGTTCCGCGGGGAGCGTGACCTCCGCCGCGGCGAAATTCTGGGCTACTTCGAGGGCGGCTTTGCCGTCCTCATCGACGCCCTCGTGGACGCGGTGGGCCGGGAGAACATCGTGACCGGTGCGCGCGCGACGGACCTGACGGTCGGGCCGGACGGCGTCGACTCGCTCACTGTCCAGACCGAAGCGGGGACGGAAACCCACCCGACCGAGGGTGTCGTCGTCGCGACGATGCCGAACGTCCTCGAATCGCTGACGGGGTACACCTGCGACATCGACTTCCAAGGCGCGGTCTGTGCCACGGTGACGATGGACGAACCCCTGACGGAGACGTACTGGCTCAACGTGGCCCACGACGCCCCCTTCGGGGCGCTCATCGAACACACGAACTTCGTCTCGCCCGCCCGCTACGGCGGCGACCACCTGCTCTACATCGCGAGCTACGTCCAAGACGAGTCGGAGGCGGTGTGGCAGATGGACGACGCGGAGTTGGAGACGACGTGGCTTGGGCACATCGAGGAGATGTTCCCGTCGTTCGACCGGGCGAGCGTCCGGGAGTTCCGCGTGGCGCGCAACCCGCGGGCGGCACCGGTGTACGAACGCGGCTATCTCGACATGGTGATTCCGTACGACCTGCGCGAAGAAGTCGGTGAGGGCGTCTACTACGCGGGGATGGCGAGTCGGGCGCAGTACCCGGAACGGAGCCTCAACGGCGGCGTCGTCGCGGGCTTCGAGTGTGCGGACCTGCTCGCGGACTAG
- the gatD gene encoding Glu-tRNA(Gln) amidotransferase subunit GatD — MNPGDRVRVERGDVENEGVLMPSTTADNLVVKLPGGYNVGIARDDAAVEVLERDVYDVESAGAGDGDESTIEFDDDLPTISLISTGGTIASTVDYRTGAVTAQFDAEDVLRAVPDLAGRANYRGRVVANILSENMTPDVWQDLAKAVHEEIEAGADGVVVMHGTDTMQYTASALAFMLDTPVPIVFTGSQRSADRPSSDNVMNAVCAVEAAKSDRAEVLVCMHESPSDDACALHRGTRVRKNHTSRRDAFETVGAEPIGRVDYDSETVSFRRDGPERGDTDLSLAPDLETSVELVKFTPGMNPAALDHLDDAAGVVIEGTGLGHVATDWIDRIESLTDAGTVVAMTSQCLEGRVCDRVYDTGRDLLDAGVVEAGDTLPETATAKLMWVLANRDDPAAAMEESVAGELQTRSTPWL, encoded by the coding sequence ATGAACCCAGGGGATCGCGTCCGCGTCGAACGCGGGGACGTCGAGAACGAGGGCGTCCTCATGCCGTCGACGACAGCGGACAACCTCGTCGTGAAGTTGCCCGGTGGCTACAACGTGGGCATCGCCCGCGACGACGCCGCGGTCGAAGTGCTCGAACGCGACGTGTACGACGTCGAGAGCGCGGGGGCCGGCGACGGCGACGAGTCGACCATCGAATTCGATGACGACCTGCCGACTATCTCGCTCATCTCGACCGGCGGCACCATCGCCTCGACGGTCGACTACCGGACCGGCGCGGTGACCGCGCAGTTCGACGCGGAGGACGTCCTCCGCGCGGTGCCGGACCTCGCGGGCCGGGCCAACTACCGCGGGCGCGTCGTCGCCAATATCCTCTCCGAGAACATGACGCCCGACGTGTGGCAGGACCTCGCCAAGGCGGTCCACGAGGAAATCGAGGCCGGCGCGGACGGCGTCGTCGTCATGCACGGGACGGACACGATGCAGTACACGGCGTCGGCGCTCGCGTTCATGCTCGATACGCCGGTGCCCATCGTCTTCACGGGGAGTCAGCGGTCGGCGGACCGCCCCTCCAGCGACAACGTGATGAACGCGGTCTGTGCCGTCGAGGCGGCGAAGAGCGACCGCGCCGAGGTGCTGGTGTGCATGCACGAGTCGCCGAGCGACGACGCCTGCGCGCTCCACCGCGGCACCCGCGTCCGGAAGAACCACACCTCGCGTCGCGACGCCTTCGAGACGGTCGGCGCGGAGCCAATCGGTCGCGTCGACTACGACTCCGAGACGGTGTCGTTCCGACGCGACGGCCCCGAGCGCGGCGACACCGACCTGTCGCTCGCGCCGGACCTGGAGACGAGCGTCGAACTCGTGAAGTTCACGCCGGGGATGAACCCCGCAGCTCTGGACCACCTCGACGACGCGGCGGGCGTCGTCATCGAGGGGACGGGACTGGGCCACGTCGCGACGGACTGGATCGACCGCATCGAGTCGCTGACCGACGCGGGCACCGTCGTCGCCATGACGAGTCAGTGTCTCGAAGGCCGCGTCTGTGACCGCGTGTACGACACGGGCCGGGACCTGCTGGACGCCGGCGTCGTCGAGGCGGGCGACACCCTGCCCGAGACGGCGACGGCGAAGCTGATGTGGGTGCTGGCGAACCGCGACGACCCCGCGGCGGCGATGGAGGAGTCGGTCGCCGGCGAGTTGCAGACGCGGTCGACCCCGTGGCTCTGA